In Streptomyces sp. 840.1, one DNA window encodes the following:
- a CDS encoding 16S rRNA (uracil(1498)-N(3))-methyltransferase, translated as MTAPVFVVEEMPTGPGFVLEGPEGRHAVSVRRLQAGEDVVLTDGRGRWAQGVVSAAEGKDRLVLTGLEPVHEEPRPGLRITVVQALPKGDRGELAVETMTETGVDAIVPWQAGRCITQWRGERGLKALAKWRATAREAGKQSRRVRFPEVADAMTTKQVAAFLAEADFAAVLHEDRAYGSEPLAGVALPEAGEIVLVVGPEGGVSPEELAAFTAAGARTCRLGPTVLRTSTAGTAATALLLGRTGRWS; from the coding sequence GTGACGGCACCCGTCTTCGTCGTCGAGGAGATGCCCACGGGGCCCGGCTTCGTCCTGGAGGGCCCGGAGGGACGGCACGCCGTCTCGGTGCGACGCCTGCAGGCCGGAGAGGACGTCGTCCTGACCGACGGCCGGGGCCGCTGGGCGCAGGGCGTGGTGTCCGCCGCCGAGGGCAAGGACCGGCTGGTCCTCACCGGTCTTGAGCCCGTCCACGAGGAACCCCGCCCGGGGCTCCGCATCACCGTCGTCCAGGCGCTGCCCAAGGGTGACCGCGGAGAGCTCGCCGTCGAGACGATGACGGAGACCGGGGTCGACGCGATCGTGCCGTGGCAGGCCGGGCGCTGCATCACCCAGTGGAGGGGCGAGCGGGGCCTCAAGGCCCTGGCGAAATGGCGCGCCACGGCCCGCGAGGCCGGCAAGCAGTCGCGCCGGGTGCGGTTCCCGGAGGTGGCCGACGCGATGACGACCAAGCAGGTCGCCGCGTTTCTGGCCGAGGCGGACTTCGCGGCCGTGCTGCACGAGGACCGCGCGTACGGCAGCGAGCCGCTGGCCGGCGTCGCCCTGCCCGAAGCGGGCGAGATCGTGCTGGTCGTCGGACCGGAAGGCGGCGTCTCGCCCGAGGAGCTGGCCGCGTTCACCGCCGCCGGGGCGCGGACCTGCCGGCTCGGGCCGACCGTGCTGCGTACCTCGACGGCCGGCACGGCAGCAACGGCCCTGCTGCTGGGCCGCACCGGCCGCTGGTCATGA
- a CDS encoding S41 family peptidase, whose translation MTQPSYLRYPHVQGDLIAFTAEDDVWLAPLDGGRAWRVSADNRPVAQPRISPDGTLVAWTSTRDGAPEVHLAPVDGGPSKRLTYWGDAQTAVHGWTPEGEVLVLSTQGQVSLRRTWARALPADGGPARTLPYGPVGSLAYGPGGRILLLSATMGREAAKWKRYRGGTAGKLWIAAEEAAADGEPQEFVRVNEELDGNIECPMWVGERIAFLSDHEGVGALYSSLPDGTGLRRHTGVEGFYARHAATDGTRVVHAAAGELWLLDGLDGDEPRRLDIRLGGQRADLQPHPVHAGSHLSAASPDRTGRGSAVGSRGAVHWVTHREGPARALAVEPGVRARLPRTFQADGDQHVVWVTDAEGDDALECAPATGTAPDAVPRRLAAGRLGRVLDLAPAPDGSRFAVAAHDGRVLIVERESGEVHEVDRSEHGDASGLVFSPDSSWLAWSHPGPEPLSQLKLAHLADLTVTEATPLRFRDFAPAFTADGKHLAFLSERAFDPVYDSHVFDLAFIGGCRPHLLTLAATTPSPFGPQLHGRPTEREKGGEGDDNPTALPVTRIDLDGLADRIVALPVEAASYSSLRAAKDGLLWLRHPVVGVLGTSAATPDARRPETVLERYDLEKLRCEELASDVTRFAVSGDGKRLVLHSRGALRVVPSDTRVAGSDDDHDGDGVTVDLSRIRHTLDPAAEWRQMYDEAGRIMRDNFWRPDMGGTDWNGVLDRYRPVLERVATHDDLIDLLWEVQGELGTSHAYVQPAGGWHDDSARQGLLGADLSRADDGSWRIDRILPSETSDPAARAPLAAPGVAVRAGDAILAVDGHPVDRVTGPGPLLTGSAGHPVELTVAPADGGDPRHVVVVPIADEEPLRYHAWVADRRAYVHEHSGGRLGYVHIPDMAGPGWAQIHRDLRTEVAREGLVVDVRENRGGHTSQLIVEKLGRRIVGWDLPRGRQPQSYPGDAPRGPVVAVADEFSGSDGDIVNAAIKLMGIGPVVGARTWGGVVGIDSRYRLVDGTLVTQPKYAFWMDGYGWGVENHGVDPDVEVVMTPQDRAAGRDPQLDEAIRLALESLARTPAKTAPSLPG comes from the coding sequence GTGACACAGCCTTCCTACCTCCGGTATCCCCATGTCCAGGGCGACCTGATCGCCTTCACCGCCGAGGACGACGTCTGGCTCGCGCCGCTCGACGGCGGCCGAGCCTGGCGGGTCAGCGCGGACAACCGCCCCGTCGCCCAGCCGCGGATCTCTCCCGACGGCACCCTCGTCGCCTGGACGTCCACCCGGGACGGGGCACCCGAGGTGCACCTGGCCCCGGTCGACGGCGGCCCCTCCAAGCGGCTGACCTACTGGGGCGACGCGCAGACAGCCGTGCACGGCTGGACACCCGAGGGCGAGGTGCTGGTCCTCAGCACCCAGGGCCAGGTCTCGCTGCGCCGCACCTGGGCCCGCGCCCTGCCGGCCGACGGAGGCCCCGCGCGCACCCTGCCGTACGGACCGGTCGGCTCCCTCGCCTACGGGCCCGGTGGCCGGATCCTGCTGCTCTCGGCCACCATGGGGCGCGAGGCCGCCAAGTGGAAGCGCTACCGGGGCGGCACGGCCGGCAAGCTCTGGATCGCCGCCGAAGAGGCAGCGGCCGACGGTGAGCCGCAGGAGTTCGTCCGGGTCAACGAGGAGCTCGACGGCAACATCGAGTGCCCGATGTGGGTCGGCGAGCGCATCGCCTTCCTCTCCGACCACGAAGGCGTCGGAGCCCTCTACTCCTCCCTCCCCGACGGCACCGGACTGCGCCGGCACACCGGCGTCGAGGGCTTCTACGCCCGGCACGCCGCCACCGACGGCACCCGGGTCGTGCATGCCGCGGCCGGTGAGCTCTGGCTCCTGGACGGTCTGGACGGGGACGAGCCCCGCCGGCTCGACATCCGGCTCGGCGGCCAGCGCGCCGACCTCCAGCCGCACCCCGTGCACGCCGGCAGCCACCTGAGCGCCGCGTCCCCGGACCGCACCGGACGCGGCAGCGCGGTCGGGTCCCGCGGTGCCGTGCACTGGGTCACCCACCGCGAGGGCCCGGCCCGCGCACTCGCCGTCGAACCCGGCGTACGGGCCAGGCTGCCCCGCACCTTCCAGGCCGACGGCGACCAGCACGTCGTCTGGGTCACCGACGCCGAGGGCGACGACGCGCTGGAGTGCGCACCCGCCACCGGCACCGCGCCCGACGCCGTACCGCGCCGCCTCGCCGCCGGGAGGCTCGGCCGGGTCCTGGACCTGGCCCCCGCCCCCGACGGCAGCCGGTTCGCCGTCGCCGCCCACGACGGACGCGTACTGATCGTCGAACGGGAGAGCGGCGAGGTCCACGAGGTGGACCGCAGCGAGCACGGCGACGCCTCCGGGCTCGTCTTCTCACCCGACTCCTCCTGGCTCGCCTGGTCGCACCCCGGCCCAGAGCCGCTCAGCCAGCTCAAGCTCGCCCACCTGGCCGACCTGACGGTCACCGAGGCGACCCCCCTGCGGTTCCGGGACTTCGCACCCGCATTCACCGCCGACGGGAAGCACCTGGCCTTTCTCTCCGAGCGGGCCTTCGACCCGGTCTACGACTCACACGTCTTCGACCTCGCCTTCATCGGCGGCTGCCGGCCGCACCTGCTGACCCTCGCCGCGACCACCCCCTCCCCGTTCGGGCCGCAGCTCCACGGCCGCCCGACCGAGCGCGAGAAGGGCGGCGAGGGCGACGACAACCCCACCGCGCTCCCGGTCACCCGCATCGACCTGGACGGCCTCGCGGACCGGATCGTCGCCCTGCCCGTCGAGGCGGCCAGCTACTCCTCGCTCCGGGCCGCGAAGGACGGCCTGCTCTGGCTGCGCCACCCGGTCGTCGGGGTCCTCGGCACGAGCGCGGCCACGCCCGACGCCCGACGCCCCGAGACCGTGCTGGAGCGGTACGACCTGGAGAAGCTGCGCTGCGAGGAACTCGCCTCCGACGTCACCCGGTTCGCGGTCAGCGGCGACGGCAAGCGGCTGGTGCTGCACAGCCGGGGCGCCCTGCGCGTCGTACCCTCCGACACCCGGGTGGCGGGCTCCGACGACGACCACGACGGCGACGGCGTCACCGTCGACCTCTCCCGGATCCGCCACACCCTGGACCCGGCCGCCGAATGGCGGCAGATGTACGACGAGGCCGGCCGCATCATGCGGGACAACTTCTGGCGCCCCGACATGGGCGGCACCGACTGGAACGGTGTCCTGGACCGCTACCGGCCGGTCCTGGAACGCGTCGCCACCCACGACGACCTCATCGACCTGCTGTGGGAGGTACAGGGCGAACTCGGCACCTCCCACGCCTACGTACAGCCGGCCGGCGGCTGGCACGACGACTCCGCCCGCCAGGGACTGCTCGGCGCCGACCTCTCACGCGCCGACGACGGCAGCTGGCGCATCGACCGGATCCTGCCCTCGGAGACCTCCGACCCCGCCGCCCGCGCGCCGCTCGCCGCACCGGGCGTCGCCGTCCGCGCCGGGGACGCGATCCTGGCCGTCGACGGACACCCCGTCGACCGGGTCACCGGCCCCGGACCGCTGCTCACCGGCTCGGCCGGCCACCCGGTCGAGCTGACCGTCGCACCCGCCGACGGCGGCGACCCGCGCCATGTCGTCGTCGTACCGATCGCGGACGAGGAACCGCTGCGCTACCACGCCTGGGTCGCCGACCGGCGCGCCTACGTCCACGAGCACTCCGGCGGTCGCCTCGGCTACGTCCACATCCCCGACATGGCCGGACCCGGCTGGGCCCAGATCCACCGCGACCTGCGCACCGAGGTCGCCCGCGAGGGGCTGGTGGTGGACGTCCGGGAGAACCGGGGCGGCCACACCTCACAGCTGATCGTGGAGAAGCTGGGCCGCCGCATCGTCGGCTGGGACCTGCCCCGGGGCAGGCAGCCCCAGAGCTACCCGGGCGACGCGCCGCGCGGACCGGTCGTCGCGGTCGCGGACGAGTTCTCCGGTTCGGACGGCGACATCGTGAACGCGGCGATCAAGCTGATGGGCATCGGCCCGGTGGTCGGCGCCCGCACCTGGGGCGGCGTGGTGGGCATCGACAGCCGGTACCGGCTGGTGGACGGCACCCTGGTCACCCAGCCGAAGTACGCCTTCTGGATGGACGGGTACGGCTGGGGCGTCGAGAACCACGGCGTCGACCCGGACGTCGAGGTCGTCATGACGCCGCAGGACCGTGCCGCGGGGCGCGATCCGCAGCTGGACGAGGCGATCCGGCTCGCACTGGAGTCGCTGGCCCGGACCCCGGCGAAGACGGCGCCCTCGCTGCCGGGGTGA
- a CDS encoding histidine triad nucleotide-binding protein encodes MAGEPQPDCLFCKIVSGDIPATIIRETDTTIAFRDINPQAPTHVLVIPRLHHPDAASLASAEPQVLADVLREAGQVAADEKIADTGYRVVFNTGAGAGQTVFHAHAHVLGGRGLQWPPG; translated from the coding sequence ATGGCGGGAGAACCCCAGCCCGACTGCCTGTTCTGCAAGATCGTCTCGGGTGACATCCCGGCTACCATCATTCGGGAGACCGACACCACCATCGCCTTCCGCGACATCAACCCCCAGGCGCCCACGCACGTGCTCGTCATCCCGCGCCTCCACCACCCGGACGCCGCCTCCCTCGCCTCCGCCGAACCGCAGGTCCTCGCGGACGTCCTGCGCGAGGCCGGACAGGTCGCCGCCGACGAGAAGATCGCGGACACCGGCTACCGGGTCGTGTTCAACACCGGCGCGGGCGCCGGGCAGACCGTCTTCCACGCGCACGCCCACGTCCTGGGCGGCCGCGGCCTCCAGTGGCCCCCCGGCTAG
- a CDS encoding ribonuclease Z: MSARELVVLGTASQVPTRHRNHNGYLLRWDGEGLLFDPGEGTQRQMLRAGVAAHDINRICVTHFHGDHSLGLAGVIQRINLDQVPHPVAAHYPASGQHFFDRLRYATAYRESVELHQAPVAADGPLATTDAYTLSAHKLSHPVESYGYRLVEPDRRRMLPARLAEHSIAGPDIGRLQREGALGRVTLDDVSEHRRGQRFAFIMDTRLCDGVYALAEGCDMLVIESTFLDEDERLATDHGHLTAGQAARVAREAGARHLVLTHFSQRYPDPEAFEAQARAAGFEGELTIAQDLITVPVPTRHQ; encoded by the coding sequence GTGTCCGCACGTGAACTCGTCGTCCTGGGCACCGCCAGCCAGGTCCCGACCCGGCACCGCAACCACAACGGCTACCTGCTGCGCTGGGACGGCGAGGGCCTCCTCTTCGACCCCGGCGAGGGCACCCAGCGCCAGATGCTGCGGGCCGGCGTCGCCGCGCACGACATCAACCGGATCTGCGTCACGCACTTCCACGGCGACCACTCGCTGGGCCTGGCCGGGGTGATCCAGCGGATCAACCTCGACCAGGTCCCGCACCCCGTCGCCGCGCACTACCCGGCGAGCGGACAGCACTTCTTCGACCGGCTGCGGTACGCCACCGCCTACCGCGAGTCCGTCGAGCTGCACCAGGCCCCGGTCGCCGCCGACGGGCCGCTGGCCACCACGGACGCGTACACGCTCAGCGCCCACAAGCTGTCCCACCCCGTCGAGTCCTACGGCTACCGACTCGTGGAGCCGGACAGGCGGCGCATGCTGCCCGCCCGGCTCGCGGAGCACTCCATCGCCGGACCCGACATCGGCCGGCTCCAGCGCGAGGGCGCCCTCGGGAGGGTCACCCTCGACGACGTCTCCGAGCACAGGCGCGGACAGCGGTTCGCGTTCATCATGGACACCAGGCTCTGCGACGGCGTGTACGCCCTGGCCGAGGGGTGCGACATGCTGGTCATCGAGTCGACCTTCCTCGACGAGGACGAACGGCTCGCCACCGACCACGGCCACCTGACCGCCGGCCAGGCGGCCCGGGTGGCGCGCGAAGCGGGCGCACGGCACCTCGTGCTCACCCACTTCTCGCAGCGCTACCCGGACCCGGAGGCCTTCGAGGCGCAGGCCCGCGCCGCCGGATTCGAGGGCGAACTGACCATCGCCCAGGACCTGATCACGGTCCCGGTCCCCACGCGTCACCAGTAG
- a CDS encoding adenosine deaminase codes for MHLPKAELHLHIEGTLEPELAFELAARNGVRLPYADTEELRTAYLFDDLQSFLDLYYALMAVLRTEDDFTELADAYLARASAQGVRHAEIFFDPQAHTARGVPIGTVVEGLGRALERSEEKHGVSTQLIMCFLRDRPAESALETLQAAKPHLHRISAIGLDSAEVGHPPAKFREVYAEAEALGLRKVAHAGEEGPPAYIREALDVLGVERIDHGLRCMEDPELVERLVADRVPLTLCPLSNVRLRAIDTLEEHPLRAMMDAGLLCTVNSDDPAYFGGYVGDTFHAVHEALGLEREQLRTLARNSFEAAFLDHDEERRARYLSEVEAYAFD; via the coding sequence GTGCACCTCCCCAAAGCAGAACTCCACCTCCACATCGAAGGAACCCTCGAACCCGAGCTGGCCTTCGAGCTCGCCGCCCGCAACGGCGTGCGGCTGCCCTACGCGGACACCGAGGAGCTGCGCACCGCCTACCTCTTCGACGATCTGCAGAGCTTCCTCGACCTGTACTACGCGCTGATGGCGGTGTTGCGGACCGAGGACGACTTCACCGAGCTCGCCGACGCCTACCTCGCCCGCGCCTCGGCCCAGGGCGTGCGGCACGCGGAGATCTTCTTCGACCCGCAGGCGCACACCGCGCGCGGCGTCCCGATCGGGACGGTCGTCGAAGGGCTCGGCCGGGCGCTGGAGCGCAGCGAGGAGAAGCACGGCGTCTCCACCCAGCTGATCATGTGCTTCCTGCGCGACCGGCCCGCCGAATCGGCGCTGGAGACCCTCCAGGCCGCCAAGCCGCATCTGCACCGCATCAGCGCGATCGGCCTGGACTCCGCCGAGGTCGGCCACCCGCCGGCCAAGTTCCGCGAGGTGTACGCCGAGGCCGAGGCGCTCGGACTGCGCAAGGTCGCGCACGCCGGCGAGGAGGGCCCGCCCGCCTACATCCGGGAGGCCCTGGACGTGCTCGGGGTGGAGCGCATCGACCACGGGCTGCGCTGCATGGAGGACCCGGAGCTGGTGGAGCGGCTGGTCGCGGACCGGGTGCCGCTCACCCTGTGCCCGCTGTCCAACGTACGGCTGCGGGCCATCGACACCCTGGAGGAGCACCCGTTGCGGGCCATGATGGACGCCGGGCTGCTCTGCACGGTGAACTCCGACGACCCCGCCTACTTCGGCGGGTACGTCGGGGACACCTTCCACGCCGTGCACGAGGCGCTCGGCCTGGAGCGCGAACAGCTGCGCACCCTGGCCCGCAACTCCTTCGAGGCGGCCTTCCTCGACCACGACGAGGAGCGCCGGGCGCGCTACCTGTCCGAGGTCGAGGCGTACGCGTTCGACTGA
- a CDS encoding MFS transporter, whose protein sequence is MSSRPRAAWPLVAVFTAGYLASYLLPTIVGRLSVYLGLSAAQAGLVGSALLLSSACAGFCLAGRVETYGPRRPARIGLTLAALGYGCAALAGSVPLVVMGVAVGGFGSGAATAVAAAGIAAQRDPHRTSSLGLLSVSATAGVLYLTIPHLGGGHRLPFASIALAALLVWPATSRLGGAVPAGPAVPAAGRLPHRRSGLVLAGGMLVWSMAQNALWGVSSRIGIVQVGLSEVSIGAVFAVALGAGLLGVMGAGLLGARLGRAVPIGLGTVIIAAMIVLSSSADGLRSFATGEIVWNTFYPVVLSYLIGLAASLDVRGRWAVLAGSASSVGVACGPLLGSVLSETSGYRVMGLVLGAVTLLVAVPVTAVALHTGGRPLVPGSVRRRGGAPAALLAVTTGAVPGAVPRLGAPEQAVTELSLPELRRRRLVRSAFRTAGPAGGDGQSNAYASTSDR, encoded by the coding sequence ATGTCCTCGCGCCCTCGCGCCGCGTGGCCGCTGGTTGCCGTGTTCACCGCCGGTTACCTCGCCTCATATCTGCTCCCCACCATCGTGGGGAGGCTCTCCGTCTATCTGGGCCTCAGCGCCGCCCAGGCCGGGCTGGTCGGCAGCGCCCTGCTGCTGAGTTCGGCCTGTGCCGGGTTCTGCCTGGCGGGCCGGGTCGAGACGTACGGGCCGCGCAGACCCGCGCGGATCGGACTGACGCTGGCCGCGCTCGGCTACGGCTGCGCGGCGCTGGCCGGTTCCGTACCGCTGGTGGTCATGGGCGTGGCCGTCGGCGGCTTCGGCTCCGGCGCGGCGACCGCGGTCGCCGCGGCGGGCATCGCCGCACAGCGCGATCCGCACCGGACCTCGTCCCTGGGGCTGCTCAGCGTCTCCGCGACCGCCGGCGTCCTCTACTTGACGATCCCTCACCTGGGCGGCGGGCACCGGCTGCCGTTCGCCTCGATCGCCCTGGCCGCGCTCCTCGTCTGGCCCGCCACGTCCCGGCTGGGCGGCGCGGTGCCCGCAGGTCCCGCCGTTCCCGCCGCCGGGCGGCTGCCGCACCGCCGCTCCGGTCTGGTGCTGGCGGGCGGCATGCTCGTCTGGTCGATGGCGCAGAACGCGCTCTGGGGTGTCAGCAGCCGCATCGGGATAGTTCAGGTGGGGCTCTCCGAGGTCTCCATAGGAGCGGTCTTCGCCGTCGCCCTCGGCGCCGGACTGCTCGGGGTGATGGGCGCCGGACTGCTGGGCGCACGGCTCGGACGCGCGGTCCCGATCGGGCTGGGCACCGTGATCATCGCGGCGATGATCGTGCTCAGCTCCTCCGCGGACGGCCTCCGCTCGTTCGCGACCGGCGAGATCGTGTGGAACACCTTCTACCCGGTGGTCCTCTCCTACCTGATCGGTCTGGCCGCGTCACTGGACGTCCGCGGCCGCTGGGCGGTCCTCGCGGGCTCCGCCTCGTCGGTGGGCGTGGCCTGCGGGCCGCTGCTCGGCAGCGTGCTGTCCGAGACGTCCGGCTACCGGGTGATGGGGCTGGTCCTGGGCGCGGTGACCCTGCTGGTCGCGGTCCCGGTGACGGCCGTCGCGCTGCACACCGGTGGCCGTCCGCTGGTGCCTGGATCGGTGCGACGCAGGGGCGGTGCTCCGGCGGCCCTGCTCGCCGTCACCACCGGTGCGGTGCCCGGCGCCGTGCCGAGGCTCGGCGCGCCCGAGCAGGCCGTCACGGAACTCAGCCTGCCCGAGCTGCGCCGCAGGCGCCTGGTCCGGAGCGCGTTCCGGACGGCAGGCCCGGCGGGCGGGGACGGTCAGTCGAACGCGTACGCCTCGACCTCGGACAGGTAG